The following proteins are co-located in the Sporolactobacillus pectinivorans genome:
- a CDS encoding NAD(P)H-dependent oxidoreductase encodes MKILDIVIHPHLETSTLNRTWMDRLKQENNIMVHDLYGTYPDGTIDVDKEQQLLLEHDRIVFQFPMYWYSSPALLKQWEDDVLTHGWAYGSGGTRLHGKELILAISIGGQESVYQAGGAFNVTISELTRPFQATANLIGMRFLPLFKQYGTLYLSKEEVQNSAEKLVNYLEAEH; translated from the coding sequence ATGAAAATATTGGACATCGTTATTCACCCTCACTTGGAAACGTCCACTCTTAACAGAACATGGATGGATCGTTTAAAGCAAGAGAATAATATCATGGTTCATGACCTATACGGTACATACCCGGATGGTACCATTGATGTGGATAAAGAACAACAGCTCTTGCTGGAACATGATCGTATCGTTTTTCAATTCCCGATGTATTGGTACAGCAGTCCCGCACTACTCAAACAATGGGAAGATGATGTGCTGACCCATGGCTGGGCATATGGATCTGGGGGAACAAGATTACATGGGAAAGAACTCATTTTAGCGATCTCAATAGGCGGACAGGAATCTGTTTATCAAGCTGGCGGAGCCTTTAATGTCACGATCAGCGAACTCACTCGGCCTTTTCAAGCCACTGCCAACTTAATCGGCATGCGATTCCTTCCTCTGTTCAAACAATACGGAACGCTATATCTTTCAAAAGAAGAAGTTCAAAACAGTGCAGAGAAATTAGTAAATTATCTTGAAGCAGAGCATTGA
- a CDS encoding carboxymuconolactone decarboxylase family protein, translated as MAFKKQTAGHELLGDFAPKFAELNDDVLFGEVWSREKELSARDRSLITVTCLITAGSFEQLKFHLQKAKENGVTKEEIVEAITHLSFYAGWPKAWSAFNLAKEIYTEV; from the coding sequence ATGGCATTTAAAAAACAGACTGCAGGACATGAATTGCTTGGAGATTTTGCCCCGAAGTTCGCAGAATTAAATGATGATGTACTGTTTGGTGAGGTCTGGTCACGTGAAAAAGAACTCTCTGCTCGTGATCGGAGTTTAATCACTGTTACGTGTTTAATAACAGCTGGCAGCTTTGAACAATTAAAATTCCATTTGCAAAAAGCTAAGGAAAATGGTGTGACTAAGGAAGAGATTGTGGAAGCCATTACTCATTTATCCTTTTATGCGGGATGGCCAAAAGCCTGGTCCGCTTTTAATCTGGCCAAAGAAATTTACACCGAAGTATAA
- a CDS encoding SDR family oxidoreductase, protein MTSLKNKVVIIAGASSGIGEATARRLANEGAKLVIGARREERLKQLVASLPDAEIDYQAADVSKPEDLESLAKLAVDKYGRIDVMFNNAGVMPTSNLSEVRRHEWQQMLDINIMGVLNGIAAVLPIMKQQQSGHIIATDSVAGHVVYPGSAVYCGTKFAVRAIMEGLRQEERENNIRTTIVSPGAVDTELYQTINDPGTSEWVKNNQRTPGLGLTSEQIADAVAYAIGTPESVAINELLIRPTKQSI, encoded by the coding sequence ATGACATCATTGAAAAATAAAGTTGTGATCATTGCAGGTGCTTCAAGCGGTATTGGTGAAGCCACTGCTCGCCGTTTAGCAAATGAAGGAGCAAAACTGGTGATTGGTGCCCGCCGCGAGGAACGTTTGAAACAGTTAGTTGCTTCCTTACCGGATGCCGAGATCGATTATCAAGCCGCTGATGTGAGCAAACCGGAAGATCTAGAAAGCCTTGCTAAATTGGCAGTAGATAAATATGGCCGCATTGACGTCATGTTTAATAACGCGGGCGTCATGCCGACTTCCAACTTGAGTGAGGTTCGCCGTCATGAATGGCAGCAAATGCTCGACATCAATATTATGGGTGTTCTGAATGGTATTGCCGCTGTTTTGCCAATTATGAAACAACAGCAATCCGGTCACATTATTGCGACCGATTCCGTAGCCGGACACGTTGTCTATCCGGGATCCGCTGTCTATTGTGGGACCAAGTTTGCCGTTCGGGCTATTATGGAGGGGCTGCGTCAGGAAGAAAGGGAAAACAATATTCGGACGACCATTGTTTCTCCGGGTGCAGTAGACACCGAACTTTATCAAACAATTAATGATCCCGGGACCAGTGAATGGGTGAAGAATAATCAACGAACACCCGGACTGGGACTTACTTCAGAACAGATTGCTGATGCTGTAGCCTATGCCATTGGTACTCCGGAAAGTGTTGCGATCAATGAGCTGTTGATCCGTCCAACGAAGCAAAGTATTTAA
- a CDS encoding methyl-accepting chemotaxis protein, whose translation MDLRNRSRMSSFSLRTVLIMLIVIIVIIPDVFIFSVVYKNVSNALQNSLNDNATNSVRLLNENITQFMSKNSYTINKLSQRLSGNFTSQKNIQELLNSVNETDNTSDALTMGNINGQYIRSPSVKLTKDIRQEQWYKQAMAHAGKVIITPPFVSTLTKKITVIVAKTTPDKKAVISMDIDLSALEKITNQVKVGDHGYAFLLDENGNWVANSKSKPGNKVNSAFRTHMLSSSNGIFDDTSKGNNNRIYYATNPLTGWKIGGVMSVNEINNTINPLILTVSLFIIIVLAVIVGLTWLFILFKIIRPLNKFVHLFSKISSGDLTQQLGEEIKVNKEFTELSTSTNYMIGSLHNVMENINQKSETLAASSEELTASTEENKATSDEVAHSIQEIAIGASDQSEKVSKAGKHADAIYKEIETITLKTDTLTETAGQASETVNMGTQSLRKVTEQMNLITSTNNQVSTSLDNLIGKIKEIEKMNGLINDIAEQTNLLSLNASIEAARAGAEGRGFAVVAEEIRKLAQRSQQSSKLVSNVVSTIESNTTNVIESMKSGTKEVEKGINVVADAGHSFGDIQNAVKLVGEEIRNVSESVKKISFETESVVATFDSIAQLANNASSNSESVTAAAEEQSASMEEVAGNATALSNMADELHQLVSTFKLRSKK comes from the coding sequence ATGGATTTAAGAAACAGATCTAGGATGTCCTCGTTTAGTCTCAGAACCGTATTAATCATGTTAATTGTTATTATCGTCATCATTCCGGATGTATTTATTTTTTCAGTCGTTTACAAAAATGTTAGTAATGCCTTACAAAACAGCCTTAATGACAATGCAACAAACAGTGTACGTTTATTAAATGAAAATATTACCCAGTTTATGAGCAAGAACAGCTATACTATCAATAAGTTAAGCCAACGGCTGTCAGGAAACTTTACCTCTCAAAAGAACATTCAGGAATTGTTAAACAGCGTGAATGAAACGGACAATACAAGTGATGCCTTGACCATGGGCAATATCAATGGACAATATATCCGTTCACCATCAGTAAAACTTACAAAAGATATAAGACAGGAACAATGGTATAAACAAGCGATGGCCCACGCTGGAAAAGTTATTATCACTCCACCTTTTGTATCGACATTGACAAAGAAAATTACGGTGATCGTGGCAAAAACAACTCCCGATAAAAAAGCCGTTATTTCCATGGATATTGATCTTAGTGCGCTTGAAAAAATTACGAATCAAGTTAAAGTTGGCGACCATGGCTATGCTTTTTTACTTGACGAAAATGGTAATTGGGTTGCAAATTCGAAATCAAAACCTGGAAACAAAGTAAATTCTGCATTCAGAACTCATATGCTGAGTTCTTCTAATGGTATTTTCGACGATACATCAAAAGGCAATAACAACCGAATTTACTACGCGACAAATCCGTTAACTGGTTGGAAAATTGGCGGCGTGATGTCCGTTAATGAAATTAATAACACTATTAATCCACTAATCTTGACAGTTAGCCTGTTTATTATAATCGTTCTTGCCGTTATCGTTGGACTGACCTGGCTATTTATTTTATTTAAAATTATTCGTCCACTAAATAAATTTGTTCATTTATTTTCTAAAATCAGTTCAGGAGATCTAACGCAGCAACTTGGAGAAGAAATTAAGGTCAACAAGGAATTCACAGAATTATCAACAAGTACAAATTATATGATTGGTTCACTACACAACGTGATGGAGAACATAAATCAAAAGTCAGAAACATTGGCAGCTTCCTCCGAAGAGCTTACGGCATCCACTGAAGAAAACAAAGCCACTTCTGATGAAGTCGCTCATTCAATTCAAGAAATTGCAATAGGCGCTAGTGATCAATCAGAAAAAGTGAGCAAAGCAGGCAAACATGCAGATGCTATTTATAAAGAAATTGAAACCATAACATTGAAAACTGATACGTTGACTGAGACCGCAGGTCAAGCATCGGAAACTGTTAATATGGGCACCCAGTCTCTAAGAAAAGTTACAGAACAAATGAATCTCATCACATCAACGAACAATCAAGTATCAACATCGCTGGATAACTTAATCGGTAAAATAAAAGAGATAGAAAAGATGAACGGTCTGATTAACGATATTGCAGAGCAAACCAATCTTCTCTCATTAAATGCCTCAATTGAAGCTGCAAGAGCTGGAGCAGAAGGAAGAGGTTTTGCTGTTGTTGCTGAAGAGATCCGTAAACTCGCCCAACGGTCTCAGCAGTCGTCAAAGCTAGTTTCGAATGTTGTTTCTACAATTGAGTCCAATACGACAAATGTTATAGAATCAATGAAAAGCGGTACCAAAGAGGTGGAAAAAGGTATAAACGTAGTTGCTGATGCGGGCCACTCATTTGGAGATATCCAAAACGCTGTAAAATTGGTAGGCGAAGAAATTAGAAATGTTTCTGAATCCGTTAAAAAGATCTCGTTTGAAACGGAAAGCGTTGTTGCAACATTTGATAGTATCGCTCAATTAGCAAACAATGCGAGCAGTAATTCGGAAAGTGTAACGGCTGCTGCTGAAGAGCAGTCTGCATCTATGGAGGAAGTAGCTGGTAATGCAACAGCTTTATCTAATATGGCGGATGAACTTCATCAACTAGTTTCAACGTTTAAACTGAGATCCAAAAAATAA
- a CDS encoding SH3 domain-containing protein → MTPVQLVDAKKMDSSFLCPGKTGQAVRYQGLCRYGWVEHSVTVLSEVREETRAGGGAPKPTFEKTEPYIVVASLLYIRKAPNGPVVGKLKQGQQVEVESISNGWAQIKSGTGHVYVGTKLLKKK, encoded by the coding sequence ATGACGCCGGTACAACTTGTGGATGCGAAAAAGATGGACAGCAGTTTTTTATGCCCGGGCAAAACTGGCCAAGCAGTACGGTATCAAGGCCTATGTCGGTACGGCTGGGTAGAACACTCAGTTACTGTCCTATCTGAAGTCCGGGAAGAAACCAGAGCAGGTGGCGGTGCACCGAAGCCGACATTCGAAAAGACAGAGCCTTATATCGTCGTCGCCAGCCTGCTGTATATCCGGAAGGCACCAAATGGTCCGGTCGTTGGCAAACTGAAGCAAGGACAACAGGTCGAAGTTGAAAGCATCAGTAACGGCTGGGCACAGATTAAGAGCGGTACCGGTCATGTGTACGTAGGGACGAAGCTTTTGAAGAAGAAATAA
- a CDS encoding MerR family transcriptional regulator has translation MTYTIQEVSQKVNVSTYSIRYYDDHGLLPTVKRDENNNRVFDDVDIEWVEIVTCLRATEMPLAKIKHYIELCLEGDKSVPERYRIMVEQQRETMAQAEKVQAHLRLINKKVDHYANVLINNKPDTLMPSKQSGKIYTQDF, from the coding sequence TTGACGTACACTATACAAGAGGTTTCGCAAAAAGTGAATGTATCAACGTACAGCATTCGCTATTACGACGACCATGGTTTGCTGCCGACGGTCAAACGTGATGAAAACAATAATCGGGTGTTTGATGATGTCGATATCGAATGGGTAGAAATCGTGACTTGTTTGCGGGCAACCGAAATGCCACTCGCCAAAATCAAGCACTACATTGAATTATGTCTGGAAGGAGACAAAAGCGTCCCCGAACGTTACCGAATTATGGTGGAACAACAACGGGAAACGATGGCACAAGCTGAAAAAGTCCAAGCGCATTTACGATTGATCAATAAAAAGGTCGACCACTACGCCAATGTATTGATTAACAATAAACCCGATACACTCATGCCCAGTAAACAATCAGGGAAAATATACACTCAGGATTTCTAA
- a CDS encoding aldo/keto reductase, with protein sequence MTVLTDVYTLSNGIKVPKVGFGTWQIPAGNVTYDAVTHALELGYRHIDTAWAYHNEESVGKAIRDSGIDRSEIFVTSKCPAEAKSYADAKKCFEETMENLDIDYLDLYLIHAPWPWAEWGADYSKENLEVWRLMEEAYQSGKVRAIGISNFNVADMKNIFEHCTVKPMVNQIKYFIGFTEPDITKYAQDNGLLVEAYSPLATGKILSNTELTKIAGKYDVSVAQLSIRYCLEKGVLPLPKATSEAHIRDNADIDFSISEEDIAYLDRLTTSK encoded by the coding sequence ATGACTGTTTTAACCGATGTTTACACTTTAAGTAATGGTATAAAAGTTCCAAAAGTTGGTTTTGGCACCTGGCAAATACCGGCGGGAAATGTAACCTATGACGCCGTAACCCATGCGCTTGAATTAGGTTACCGCCATATTGATACGGCCTGGGCCTATCACAATGAAGAGAGTGTCGGGAAGGCCATACGTGATTCCGGTATCGATCGTAGCGAAATTTTTGTGACATCCAAATGCCCGGCTGAGGCCAAAAGTTATGCTGATGCTAAAAAATGCTTTGAAGAAACCATGGAAAACCTTGATATCGACTATTTAGATCTTTATTTGATTCATGCACCGTGGCCATGGGCAGAATGGGGTGCCGATTATTCAAAAGAAAATCTGGAAGTATGGCGTTTAATGGAAGAGGCCTATCAATCCGGAAAAGTCAGGGCGATCGGCATTTCTAATTTTAATGTGGCTGATATGAAAAATATTTTCGAACATTGTACGGTCAAACCGATGGTGAATCAGATCAAGTATTTCATTGGTTTCACGGAACCTGATATCACAAAATACGCCCAGGACAACGGTTTGCTTGTCGAAGCATACTCCCCGCTTGCGACTGGTAAAATTTTAAGCAATACTGAATTAACAAAGATCGCCGGAAAGTACGATGTTTCTGTGGCGCAACTGTCTATTCGTTATTGCCTGGAAAAGGGTGTTTTACCATTACCTAAAGCGACCAGTGAAGCGCATATTCGCGATAATGCGGACATTGATTTTTCGATTTCAGAAGAGGATATCGCTTATCTGGACAGACTGACCACCTCCAAATGA
- a CDS encoding TetR/AcrR family transcriptional regulator, with translation MAEQNLTELYLKTLEKLSNLTELQKKVLRASLKLFACQGFGATTTAQIAQEAGVSTGSVYKQFPNKDALLTAVLAPLFHGVLDKTMEEFVEMGLSPETLTLEAFVTLFVADRLRFISDNLEMMELVTEQMLTNPDFLNRIQQFLGKQLDDFVIPQIDELITRGEMLNIPHDMVLQLILGTIHGYFGKVHMGLTTRSIEEDIRLTSKLIINALRAN, from the coding sequence ATGGCTGAACAGAATTTGACAGAGCTTTATTTGAAAACCTTGGAAAAGTTGTCAAATTTGACGGAATTACAAAAAAAAGTTTTACGTGCTTCACTGAAACTCTTTGCTTGTCAGGGATTTGGAGCAACAACTACAGCTCAAATCGCGCAGGAAGCGGGCGTATCAACTGGCTCTGTGTATAAGCAATTTCCGAATAAGGATGCTTTGCTCACCGCTGTGCTAGCGCCCTTGTTTCATGGCGTGTTGGATAAGACGATGGAAGAGTTTGTGGAAATGGGGTTGAGTCCTGAAACTTTAACACTTGAAGCTTTCGTGACACTTTTCGTTGCGGATAGACTACGATTTATTTCCGACAATCTGGAGATGATGGAACTTGTGACAGAGCAAATGCTTACAAATCCTGATTTTTTGAATCGGATTCAACAGTTTCTAGGCAAACAGCTTGACGATTTTGTTATTCCACAGATTGACGAACTCATTACTCGCGGGGAAATGCTGAATATTCCACACGATATGGTGTTACAGTTGATTTTGGGCACGATTCATGGGTATTTTGGTAAAGTTCACATGGGGCTAACAACCCGAAGTATTGAAGAAGATATTCGGCTTACGAGTAAACTTATCATCAATGCACTTCGTGCAAACTAA
- a CDS encoding MBL fold metallo-hydrolase, with amino-acid sequence MKIKWYGQSCFRFTAENGTKVVIDPHKLFCYKPPAIEANIVTVSHNHSDHNNVCAVKGNFVLIKTPGVFSQEGIGIKGIPTFHDNVSGAKRGKNIVYNFKIDGLNICHCGDLGHLLSPEQIKEIGKVDILLVPIGGRATLDASGAADVVKQLNPKVVIPMHYRTKAMGILGFIFGTVDTFISVSKKHAKNYKKLDVNLSNIKDLPEIAVLQYD; translated from the coding sequence ATGAAAATAAAATGGTATGGGCAGTCGTGCTTCAGGTTTACAGCTGAAAACGGTACAAAGGTCGTCATTGACCCGCATAAATTATTCTGTTATAAACCACCAGCGATTGAAGCAAATATTGTCACAGTCAGTCACAATCACAGCGACCATAACAACGTCTGCGCGGTTAAAGGGAACTTTGTACTTATCAAAACTCCAGGAGTGTTTTCTCAGGAAGGCATAGGCATTAAGGGCATACCGACCTTTCACGACAACGTTTCCGGAGCGAAAAGAGGTAAAAACATCGTCTATAATTTCAAGATAGACGGATTAAATATCTGCCATTGCGGCGACCTGGGACATCTGCTAAGCCCTGAACAGATTAAGGAAATCGGGAAAGTAGATATCCTGCTCGTCCCCATAGGGGGCAGGGCCACACTGGATGCCAGCGGTGCAGCAGATGTCGTGAAGCAGCTCAATCCGAAGGTTGTGATACCGATGCACTACAGGACGAAAGCAATGGGGATTCTCGGCTTCATCTTTGGCACGGTCGACACATTTATATCCGTTTCAAAAAAACATGCGAAAAACTATAAGAAACTTGATGTTAATTTGTCGAATATCAAAGATCTCCCGGAAATTGCAGTTTTGCAATATGATTGA
- a CDS encoding aldo/keto reductase, giving the protein MEYRTVGKTGIKVSNLAFGTMSFGSTADEATSKAMFDRCREAGINFFDSADVYAGGHSEEILGSLIKNSRDDVVITSKVFWPTGQDINARGLSRRHIMRGVEASLRRLQTDYIDFYIVHDFDENTSIEETIRALDDLQSQGKILHAGVSNWAAWQIMKAQGIAAKELLGRFEIIEPMYSLVKRQAEVEILPMAHTEQIGVIAYSPLGGGLLTGKYGADKRPTSGRLVDEARYSDRYAGEENYETADQFTVYAKEHNVAPATLAVAWVKANPAVTAPIIGARNLEQLEDSLAAADFNMTKDMYAEIAGLSRTPAPATDRTEVLTGKWS; this is encoded by the coding sequence ATGGAATATCGTACGGTTGGTAAAACCGGAATTAAAGTTTCTAACTTAGCCTTTGGCACCATGTCGTTCGGCAGTACCGCGGATGAAGCAACTTCCAAAGCTATGTTTGACCGCTGTCGTGAAGCAGGCATTAACTTCTTTGATTCAGCAGATGTTTATGCCGGCGGCCATTCAGAGGAAATCTTAGGAAGTTTGATTAAAAATTCGCGCGATGACGTAGTCATTACGTCGAAAGTTTTCTGGCCGACCGGTCAGGATATCAATGCGCGAGGTCTTTCCCGCCGGCATATCATGCGCGGTGTTGAAGCGAGCTTGCGAAGACTCCAAACGGACTACATTGATTTCTACATTGTTCATGATTTTGATGAAAATACATCCATTGAAGAAACGATACGGGCACTGGATGATCTCCAGTCCCAGGGCAAGATCCTTCATGCTGGTGTCAGCAACTGGGCAGCCTGGCAAATCATGAAAGCTCAGGGCATTGCGGCTAAAGAATTACTCGGACGGTTTGAAATAATCGAACCCATGTATAGCTTGGTTAAACGGCAGGCGGAAGTAGAAATTTTGCCCATGGCGCACACGGAACAAATAGGGGTTATCGCTTATAGCCCGCTTGGCGGTGGCTTATTGACGGGTAAATATGGAGCAGATAAGCGCCCGACCAGTGGCCGGTTAGTTGATGAAGCGCGCTATTCAGATCGGTATGCCGGTGAAGAAAACTATGAAACTGCTGATCAATTTACTGTATATGCCAAAGAACACAATGTTGCGCCTGCAACCTTGGCCGTTGCCTGGGTCAAAGCTAATCCAGCTGTTACAGCGCCAATCATCGGTGCACGGAATCTCGAACAGTTGGAAGATTCGCTTGCGGCTGCTGATTTTAACATGACAAAAGACATGTATGCTGAGATAGCCGGTTTATCACGAACACCCGCGCCGGCAACAGATCGAACGGAAGTATTGACCGGCAAATGGTCATAA
- the dmpI gene encoding 4-oxalocrotonate tautomerase DmpI, with amino-acid sequence MPVITLEAGKLNKEQKSQLVKELTDKASKIMNVPEQAFVVLLKENEADNIGTGGQLLSQEHGKIEEKN; translated from the coding sequence ATGCCAGTCATCACATTAGAAGCAGGAAAATTAAACAAAGAACAAAAAAGTCAACTGGTTAAAGAGCTTACAGATAAAGCGTCAAAAATTATGAACGTTCCGGAACAGGCATTCGTTGTACTGCTTAAGGAAAATGAAGCAGACAATATTGGCACTGGCGGCCAACTGTTATCACAAGAACATGGTAAAATTGAAGAAAAAAACTGA
- a CDS encoding tetratricopeptide repeat protein, which produces MIALEQKDFTHAIDALEEALLYLTSDHIQVLLETHCQLAEAYRHTKNYVQAIENALYGNILAQTKQLKTDLLLQLRLYFNLAYCYSRRKEFSRSLDVIDKALKIMKDTKISLLDGEFYMLKGLSEMYLGNHEAALKSDEMALSLFREKENEVSHQRIMGCLVNMGIAYRSLKKFNQSYNALIKSYRMVEKDQSSASLKNTIFELSLTLYCLGKYDEAQDLIGQGLDLQTDEDSMDGKLNYVTALIYYRENDLQSADGMIDKVYTLLNGNTYWEGKCLKLKGMILFKKGKSADAYKTVDEALVSQLEGQSEIYFFE; this is translated from the coding sequence GTGATTGCTCTTGAGCAAAAGGATTTTACTCACGCTATTGATGCCCTTGAAGAGGCTTTGTTATATTTAACCTCTGATCATATTCAGGTGCTTTTAGAAACCCACTGTCAATTGGCGGAAGCCTATCGTCATACTAAAAATTATGTGCAGGCTATTGAAAATGCCTTATACGGGAATATTCTAGCCCAAACGAAGCAATTAAAAACAGATCTCTTGCTTCAACTTAGACTGTACTTTAATTTAGCTTATTGTTATTCTCGAAGAAAAGAATTTAGCAGATCACTTGATGTGATCGATAAGGCATTGAAAATAATGAAAGATACAAAGATATCCCTTCTCGATGGAGAATTCTATATGCTTAAAGGATTGTCGGAGATGTATTTAGGAAACCATGAAGCTGCATTGAAATCAGATGAGATGGCTCTTTCACTATTTCGGGAGAAAGAAAATGAAGTCAGTCATCAACGAATAATGGGATGTCTGGTCAATATGGGGATTGCCTACCGTTCTTTAAAGAAGTTTAACCAGTCCTACAATGCACTCATCAAAAGTTACAGAATGGTGGAGAAGGACCAGTCTTCAGCTTCTTTGAAAAATACCATTTTTGAACTATCCTTAACTTTATACTGCCTTGGTAAATACGACGAGGCACAGGATTTGATTGGGCAGGGACTAGACCTCCAAACAGATGAAGATTCAATGGATGGAAAGCTGAATTATGTTACGGCTTTAATCTATTATCGTGAAAATGATTTGCAAAGTGCCGATGGTATGATTGACAAAGTCTATACACTGCTTAATGGCAACACTTATTGGGAGGGAAAATGCCTTAAACTGAAAGGAATGATTCTCTTCAAAAAGGGTAAAAGTGCTGATGCTTATAAAACTGTGGATGAGGCATTAGTTTCTCAGTTAGAAGGGCAAAGTGAAATTTATTTTTTTGAATGA
- a CDS encoding aldo/keto reductase gives MEYVKLGNTGLDVSRLCMGCMGFGDPNRWIHKWVLNEENSRPVIKKALESGINFFDTANVYSLGSSEEILGKALKDYAKRDEVVIATKVYFQMHKGPNGNGLSRKAIMNEIDNSLKRLGTDYVDLYIIHRWDYNTPIEETMEALHDVVKAGKARYIGASAMYTWQFQKALHVAEKNGWTRFVTMQDHLNLIYREEEREMLPLCKEEKIAITPYSPLASGRLTRDWSQTTRRSKTDEVQRSKYDATADADRLVVERLASIAEKRGVPRVQIALAWLLQKEPVTIPIIGATKISHLENAVPALSIKLTSEEISSLEEPYVPHHIVGFN, from the coding sequence ATGGAATACGTTAAACTTGGAAATACCGGTTTGGATGTCTCACGACTCTGCATGGGCTGCATGGGCTTTGGCGATCCAAACAGATGGATTCATAAATGGGTGCTCAATGAGGAGAACAGTCGTCCGGTCATTAAAAAGGCACTTGAATCAGGTATTAATTTCTTTGATACCGCTAATGTATACTCTTTAGGAAGCAGCGAAGAAATCCTCGGTAAAGCATTAAAGGATTATGCAAAACGTGACGAGGTGGTCATCGCGACCAAAGTTTATTTTCAGATGCATAAAGGTCCAAATGGCAACGGACTTTCCCGAAAGGCGATCATGAATGAGATTGATAATAGTCTGAAACGTCTCGGCACGGACTATGTCGACCTCTATATTATCCATCGATGGGATTACAACACCCCGATCGAAGAAACAATGGAGGCGCTGCATGATGTTGTGAAGGCAGGAAAGGCCAGATACATCGGCGCTTCAGCTATGTACACATGGCAGTTTCAAAAGGCACTCCATGTAGCTGAGAAAAATGGATGGACACGTTTTGTAACGATGCAGGATCACCTGAACCTCATATACCGCGAGGAAGAGCGGGAGATGCTGCCGCTCTGCAAGGAAGAAAAGATAGCCATCACACCATACAGTCCGCTCGCATCGGGAAGATTAACCCGTGACTGGTCGCAAACAACCAGGCGTTCTAAGACAGATGAGGTTCAAAGGAGCAAGTATGACGCCACTGCAGACGCTGATCGGCTCGTTGTGGAAAGGCTTGCATCGATCGCTGAAAAGCGCGGTGTTCCCCGCGTGCAGATCGCACTGGCATGGCTTCTGCAAAAAGAACCAGTGACGATTCCGATTATCGGTGCCACCAAAATTTCTCATCTTGAAAATGCGGTGCCGGCTCTGTCGATCAAGCTGACATCTGAGGAGATTTCATCTCTGGAAGAACCATATGTGCCGCATCACATCGTTGGATTTAATTAA